One Methylomonas sp. LL1 DNA window includes the following coding sequences:
- a CDS encoding DMT family transporter gives MGWLLLFAAGCSEIVFALSLKYNEGFSKLWPSVVTCFSGAGSFYLLMLSLKTLPLGTAYAVWTGMGAVGVAIIGIFLFKESADWIRLASIMMIVIGIAGLKLTHVD, from the coding sequence ATGGGCTGGTTGTTATTGTTTGCCGCGGGTTGTTCTGAAATCGTGTTTGCGTTAAGTCTGAAATATAACGAAGGTTTCAGTAAATTATGGCCCAGTGTGGTGACTTGTTTTTCCGGGGCAGGCAGCTTTTATCTGTTGATGCTGTCGCTCAAAACCCTGCCGCTGGGCACCGCCTACGCGGTTTGGACCGGCATGGGCGCGGTAGGCGTGGCGATCATCGGTATCTTCTTGTTCAAGGAGTCAGCCGATTGGATTCGTCTGGCGTCGATTATGATGATCGTGATCGGCATTGCCGGTTTAAAACTGACGCACGTCGATTGA
- a CDS encoding flagellar brake protein: MTNPSDFLVRTPNRVLNYLTDLVRHKCIMSAHFGRHNASFLTTIVGLDPKNNILQLDCGPTAVLDNQLLASEKVLFRTEIGGVKVSFNGQRIQKVKAGSEWVLSMPIPEVIFWMERRQFHRVKIPLSHTDSYCQLTFSDDNPDHSGHTIRFALYDMSVGGFSFLNPEPDWTQCLRPDREFADSILNLQDGSQARVAFVIKNNVDMRVSSLCVQQRIGCQFSYLPPNVDSLLQRYIHSIDIQHKNIA, encoded by the coding sequence ATGACAAATCCCTCCGACTTTCTGGTCAGAACCCCAAACCGGGTATTGAATTACTTGACCGATCTAGTCAGGCACAAGTGCATCATGTCCGCACATTTCGGCCGTCACAACGCTTCCTTCCTAACCACGATTGTCGGCCTAGACCCTAAAAACAATATTTTGCAACTGGACTGCGGTCCCACGGCGGTGTTGGACAATCAACTGCTGGCTTCGGAAAAAGTGTTGTTCCGCACCGAGATAGGCGGGGTCAAGGTGTCGTTTAACGGGCAACGCATCCAAAAAGTCAAAGCAGGAAGCGAATGGGTTTTATCGATGCCGATTCCCGAGGTGATTTTCTGGATGGAGCGCCGCCAATTCCACCGGGTAAAAATCCCGCTATCCCACACCGACAGTTATTGCCAATTAACCTTTAGCGACGACAATCCAGACCATAGCGGCCATACAATCCGCTTCGCCTTGTACGATATGAGCGTGGGTGGGTTTTCCTTCCTCAACCCCGAGCCGGATTGGACTCAATGCCTGCGGCCCGACCGTGAATTTGCCGATTCTATCCTGAATTTGCAGGATGGCAGCCAAGCGCGAGTGGCATTTGTGATCAAAAACAACGTCGACATGCGCGTCAGCAGCCTCTGCGTCCAGCAACGCATCGGCTGTCAGTTCAGTTATCTGCCGCCCAATGTCGACAGCCTGCTCCAGCGTTATATTCACAGCATCGATATTCAACATAAAAACATTGCCTGA
- a CDS encoding DsrH/TusB family sulfur metabolism protein — MLHLIAESSLPRAVVERIAAGDDVVLQAGAVWAAFLGHQDNSKLAQLLAGGCKVHALQDSLFMNGIDDRQLLPGVERIDYPALVELTVKNPVIHTWC; from the coding sequence ATGTTGCATTTGATTGCGGAATCTTCCCTGCCTCGGGCAGTGGTTGAACGGATTGCGGCCGGCGACGATGTGGTATTGCAGGCCGGCGCGGTTTGGGCGGCATTCCTGGGGCACCAAGACAACTCCAAGCTGGCCCAATTGCTGGCTGGCGGTTGTAAGGTTCATGCCTTACAGGATTCGTTGTTCATGAACGGTATAGATGATCGGCAATTGTTGCCGGGCGTCGAGCGCATTGATTATCCCGCATTGGTGGAATTGACGGTCAAAAATCCGGTGATTCATACGTGGTGTTGA
- a CDS encoding TusE/DsrC/DsvC family sulfur relay protein: MVLMVDGVVLETSADGFLRDARQWDQKVAEELARSCGIELCPAHWEILLFIRDYYFQFQHLPNARMFASAIRKKLGEDKAGSRYLQKLFPDGPLKYACKLAGLPKPPTCL, translated from the coding sequence GTGGTGTTGATGGTCGATGGCGTCGTACTGGAAACCAGTGCCGACGGATTTTTACGCGATGCGCGGCAATGGGATCAGAAAGTGGCGGAAGAGTTGGCGCGGAGCTGCGGCATTGAACTCTGCCCGGCGCACTGGGAAATTCTGTTATTTATCCGCGACTATTATTTCCAGTTTCAGCACCTGCCGAATGCGCGAATGTTTGCCTCGGCGATACGCAAAAAGCTAGGCGAGGACAAAGCCGGCAGCCGCTACCTGCAAAAATTATTTCCGGATGGGCCGTTGAAATACGCCTGCAAGCTTGCCGGTTTACCTAAGCCGCCGACCTGTCTGTAA
- a CDS encoding cold-shock protein — MSAQVEGKVKWFNDEKGFGFIEQDGGKDVFVHFSAIVGSGRKTLKEGQKVTMEVTNGQKGPQAENVNPL; from the coding sequence ATGTCAGCACAAGTAGAAGGCAAAGTTAAATGGTTCAACGATGAAAAAGGCTTCGGTTTCATCGAGCAAGACGGCGGCAAAGATGTATTCGTACATTTCAGCGCCATCGTCGGCAGCGGTCGCAAAACCCTGAAAGAAGGCCAAAAAGTCACTATGGAAGTGACCAACGGTCAAAAAGGCCCTCAAGCCGAAAACGTAAATCCTTTATAA
- a CDS encoding FkbM family methyltransferase translates to MFKMKYRFLKYLCELNRLNQNFPARWRLCRWLDQQKTVLRASPAGPAKIANRTYIYLNPLESFDGLKTLIYGLNIREPLTNIISQLLRPGDNMIDVGANVGYFSALASLTVGLNGKIFSFEASPSTYQRLQVLANNNLYRNIKTYNHAVSDANSEIEFHCGPTNHTGISSIRSLGNKTSSVVKVSAIRLDNMIDDFPPIRLIKIDVEGAETLVLNGMKSLLARDKPYVIAEISDSFLRQLGSNKHELINGFCELGYSAYRVNVAIKPYMHADELQCDVLFVPSGMAVPNFSHKLHRSNWANIDR, encoded by the coding sequence ATGTTCAAAATGAAATATCGGTTTCTGAAGTATTTATGCGAACTTAATAGACTAAACCAAAACTTCCCTGCAAGATGGCGACTATGCCGGTGGCTTGATCAGCAAAAAACAGTACTTCGGGCTTCCCCTGCTGGACCAGCAAAAATCGCCAATCGCACCTATATTTACCTTAACCCTTTGGAATCTTTTGACGGCCTAAAGACTTTAATTTACGGTTTGAATATAAGGGAGCCACTCACGAATATTATCAGCCAATTGCTTCGACCAGGCGATAACATGATAGACGTGGGAGCTAACGTTGGCTATTTTTCTGCATTGGCATCTTTAACCGTCGGATTGAATGGAAAAATCTTCTCATTCGAGGCGTCACCCAGTACTTATCAGCGCCTCCAAGTATTAGCCAATAACAATCTTTACAGAAACATCAAGACTTATAATCATGCGGTTTCCGATGCCAATAGTGAAATAGAATTTCATTGCGGCCCTACAAACCACACGGGTATATCATCTATTAGATCTCTAGGAAATAAAACCAGTTCTGTCGTCAAAGTTTCAGCAATTCGACTCGATAATATGATTGACGACTTTCCACCAATTAGGTTAATCAAGATCGATGTGGAGGGCGCTGAAACCCTAGTGTTGAATGGCATGAAAAGTCTATTGGCACGTGATAAACCCTATGTCATTGCTGAAATATCAGACTCGTTTTTACGTCAACTCGGCTCAAACAAACATGAATTAATTAATGGCTTTTGTGAGCTAGGATATTCAGCATATAGAGTTAATGTGGCTATTAAGCCATATATGCATGCAGATGAATTGCAGTGTGATGTTCTGTTCGTTCCCTCTGGGATGGCTGTTCCAAACTTTAGCCATAAACTTCATCGATCGAACTGGGCTAATATTGACAGGTAA
- a CDS encoding DUF805 domain-containing protein: MLRYDRSRYIALGLPSLFNAAVLVYTLNIGAAGLPDGYTERFYWVLASLLGLFGATAMIKRARDIGSSAWGILLGFMFAPPLMLLVALVLSFAPSNPAADSLEPPSPPVSSKDWFIGLAILTLPWLTVLLIRRL, from the coding sequence ATGCTACGTTACGATCGATCCCGATATATCGCCTTGGGCCTACCAAGTTTGTTCAACGCGGCCGTGCTGGTTTATACGCTGAACATCGGCGCAGCCGGTTTGCCGGACGGATACACCGAGCGCTTTTATTGGGTTTTGGCGAGTTTGCTCGGTTTATTTGGCGCCACTGCCATGATCAAACGCGCCCGTGACATCGGCTCTTCGGCCTGGGGAATTTTGTTGGGTTTTATGTTTGCGCCACCGCTAATGCTGCTGGTTGCACTCGTGTTGAGTTTCGCTCCCAGCAATCCGGCGGCCGACAGTTTGGAACCGCCATCGCCGCCCGTATCAAGCAAAGACTGGTTTATCGGATTGGCAATATTGACTTTACCATGGCTAACGGTGTTATTAATCCGACGGTTGTGA
- a CDS encoding transposase, producing the protein MPANTMGRMNVVGLVSRLGASYFHAVETTVTSTVIAEAMAGFIRSRPTGKLTVVIMDNAPPHRKAERESQADWLLGHVWVWFLPPYSPELNLIEILWKKIKYEWLPWAAYANFQSLRSALQDIFENYGAGSKYQVNFV; encoded by the coding sequence TTGCCTGCCAATACGATGGGGCGCATGAATGTGGTGGGTTTGGTCAGTCGGCTAGGCGCGAGCTATTTTCACGCCGTCGAAACGACGGTCACGTCCACCGTGATTGCCGAGGCCATGGCGGGTTTTATTCGATCTCGTCCTACCGGTAAATTGACGGTGGTGATTATGGATAATGCACCGCCTCACCGAAAGGCCGAGCGAGAAAGCCAAGCTGATTGGTTGTTGGGACATGTCTGGGTGTGGTTCTTGCCACCTTATTCGCCAGAACTGAATCTCATCGAAATTCTATGGAAGAAAATCAAATACGAATGGCTTCCGTGGGCGGCTTATGCCAACTTTCAATCTCTCCGTAGCGCTTTGCAGGATATTTTTGAAAATTATGGCGCTGGCTCAAAATACCAAGTGAATTTTGTATGA
- the rimO gene encoding 30S ribosomal protein S12 methylthiotransferase RimO, translated as MSNPRVGFISLGCPKALVDSEQILTRLRSEGYQVSPNYKDSDLVIVNTCGFIDAAVEESLDSIGEALAENGKVIVTGCLGARQDEILARHPQVLKITGAHATDEVVEAVHEHLPPAHNPFLDLVPPQGIKLTPKHYAYLKISEGCNHRCTFCIIPSMRGDLVSRPIDEVMLEAERLADAGVKELLIVSQDTSAYGLDLKYQHRRWRGRDLQTRFNDLASALGELGIWVRMHYVYPYPHVDEVVPLMAQGKILPYLDIPFQHASSRILKLMKRPAAAENNLERIRAWRAICPDLTIRSTFIVGFPGETESEFEELLDFLSEAQMDRVGCFAYSPVKGAAANELPDAVPEEVKQERLARFMEHQAGISAERLQRRVGRIETVLIDEVVEEGAVARSKCDAPEIDGQVFIDGATHLSVGDWVDVQIEEADEYDLWGKLI; from the coding sequence ATGAGTAATCCCCGCGTTGGTTTTATCAGTCTGGGCTGTCCGAAAGCCTTGGTCGATAGCGAGCAGATATTGACCCGCTTGCGTAGCGAAGGCTATCAAGTGTCACCCAACTACAAGGATTCGGATCTGGTGATCGTCAACACCTGCGGCTTTATCGATGCGGCGGTGGAAGAGTCGTTGGATAGCATCGGCGAAGCCTTGGCGGAAAACGGCAAGGTCATCGTCACCGGTTGCCTAGGCGCGCGCCAGGATGAAATCCTGGCGCGCCATCCTCAGGTGTTGAAAATCACCGGCGCCCATGCCACCGACGAAGTGGTGGAGGCTGTGCATGAGCATTTGCCGCCGGCGCACAATCCGTTTTTGGATTTAGTGCCGCCGCAAGGCATCAAGCTGACGCCCAAGCATTATGCCTATTTAAAAATTTCCGAGGGCTGTAATCATCGATGCACTTTTTGCATTATTCCGTCGATGCGCGGCGATTTGGTCAGCCGGCCGATCGACGAGGTGATGCTGGAGGCTGAGCGACTGGCCGATGCCGGCGTCAAGGAATTGCTGATCGTTTCGCAGGATACCAGCGCTTACGGCCTGGATTTAAAATATCAGCACCGCCGTTGGCGTGGACGGGATTTACAGACTCGATTTAATGATTTGGCGTCTGCGTTAGGCGAACTGGGTATCTGGGTGCGCATGCACTATGTCTACCCTTATCCGCATGTTGATGAGGTGGTACCGTTGATGGCGCAAGGCAAAATCCTGCCTTATTTGGATATTCCGTTTCAGCATGCCAGCAGCCGGATATTGAAACTGATGAAGCGGCCGGCGGCGGCGGAAAACAATCTGGAACGCATTCGTGCCTGGCGTGCTATTTGTCCCGACCTGACCATACGCAGCACTTTTATCGTTGGTTTTCCCGGCGAAACCGAGTCGGAGTTTGAAGAATTGCTGGATTTTCTGAGCGAAGCGCAAATGGACCGAGTGGGCTGTTTTGCCTATTCGCCGGTCAAGGGGGCCGCGGCCAACGAATTGCCGGATGCGGTGCCTGAAGAAGTCAAACAGGAGCGATTGGCGCGCTTTATGGAGCATCAGGCGGGCATCAGTGCCGAACGTTTGCAGCGTAGGGTAGGGCGTATCGAAACTGTATTAATCGACGAAGTGGTCGAAGAGGGGGCGGTGGCCCGCAGCAAATGCGATGCGCCGGAAATCGACGGACAGGTATTTATCGACGGCGCGACCCATCTTAGTGTCGGCGATTGGGTCGATGTACAAATCGAAGAGGCCGATGAATACGATTTGTGGGGAAAACTAATCTAA
- a CDS encoding DUF1097 domain-containing protein — translation MMEKHAALSLSIGGLSGVATFLAVGPASGVFFIWAATIAWAAYFMLGANKEALINTIVNGIYGVVMAWITAIFLTEISPDAVLGFTLMAAITVAVVVTVMCLLAVIPQIAVIPVSVLGYSATFAYLLQTPDTLTKDVLLGASLGNPLLVISISILVGAYFGQLSGQLAAKWTKV, via the coding sequence ATGATGGAAAAGCATGCAGCACTTTCGTTAAGTATTGGTGGATTGTCCGGTGTAGCAACGTTTTTGGCGGTAGGTCCGGCCAGCGGCGTATTTTTTATCTGGGCGGCGACTATCGCCTGGGCCGCGTACTTTATGTTGGGCGCCAATAAAGAAGCTTTAATCAACACTATCGTAAACGGTATTTATGGCGTGGTCATGGCATGGATAACGGCCATTTTCCTGACGGAAATTTCGCCCGATGCGGTGCTAGGCTTTACCCTGATGGCTGCGATTACGGTGGCGGTTGTGGTAACGGTGATGTGCCTGTTGGCGGTTATTCCGCAAATCGCGGTGATTCCAGTCAGCGTGCTGGGTTATTCGGCAACTTTTGCCTATTTGCTGCAGACGCCGGATACCTTAACAAAAGACGTATTATTGGGCGCTTCCTTGGGCAATCCATTGTTGGTGATAAGCATTTCAATCTTGGTTGGCGCATATTTTGGACAGCTCTCGGGTCAATTAGCCGCCAAATGGACTAAAGTCTAG
- the mfd gene encoding transcription-repair coupling factor — MPSFSLINAAVPKDTDAPLYWSGLTGCGDSLALASAIAQEKRLVVIVTPDTQTALRLEHELAFFLDNAFPILQFPDWETLPYDVFSPLPEIISERIRTLALLPETKRGALIVPISTLMQRLAPREHILAHSFAIEVGGGLNLELTRARLEAVGYQCVSQVYQHAEFAVRGSIIDLFPMGSKQPYRIELFDDDVESIRGFDPDTQMSREKMTKVELFPAREFPFTDDAIKRFRQAFREQFPNASAKNNLYLDVSKQIAPAGIEYYLPLFVERTESLFAYLPKTALFVLPAAFTDNAVRFYNEADERYQQRKYDVDRPLLPPERLFLSAEEIQCHTDSFNRIVLDNLTPVPFPSGDGQDFHCKSLPEVAIDSRLKEPAQHLRQFIEGFDGKVLFVAETAGHREGLIDKLKSVKLAAKQVQSWPEFLQSDHSPCIVVAPMDQGLWLDGPKIAIITESQLSGEKVQQRRRRQKSAARALENIFNNLDELTVGSPVVHQEHGVGRYLGLQILNVGGIDAEFLMLEYANHDKIYVPVSSLHLIGRYSGVSAENAPLHRLGTDQWSKAKKKAMERARDVAAELLDIHAKRAARQGFAFNVDNSDYDAFAAAFPFEETPDQLNAIDAILQDMATTQPMDRVVCGDVGFGKTEVAMRAAFVAVQSGKQVAVLVPTTLLAQQHYQNFRDRFADWPVRVEVTSRFVTAKQQKTIADELAEGKVDIVIGTHKLLSKDMQYKSLGLVIIDEEHRFGVTQKEHFKKLRYELDLLTLTATPIPRTLNMAMAGLRDISIIATPPPNRHAIKTFVTEWIDSQIQEACQREIKRGGQVFFLHNDVKTMDKMARELEALVPEARIQIAHGQMAERELEQIMLDFYHQRFNLLIATTIIESGIDIPSANTIVINRADKLGLAQLHQLRGRVGRSHHRAYAYCIVPPKSLMTKDAIKRLEAFETSGELGAGFMLSSHDMEIRGAGELLGDEQSGQIQEIGFTLYTELLERAVKALKSGKQPELDAPLETGPEVDLQIAALIPEDYLPDIHARLVLYKRIASTETEDDLRKLKIEMIDRFGLLPDQVRALFAITELKQQAAHLGIKKIEAYSTGGRIVFSSSPQIDTGELITMIQSQSRVYKFDGADKLRFTYTFKDMEDKVVFLEKLLLRLGPKS; from the coding sequence ATGCCGTCATTCTCGCTGATTAACGCCGCTGTCCCTAAAGACACCGACGCTCCGTTGTACTGGTCCGGATTAACCGGCTGTGGCGATTCGCTGGCGCTGGCCAGCGCGATTGCCCAGGAAAAACGTTTGGTCGTCATCGTCACGCCGGACACCCAGACCGCATTACGCCTGGAACACGAGCTGGCGTTTTTCCTGGACAACGCGTTTCCGATTCTACAGTTTCCCGACTGGGAAACCCTGCCCTACGACGTGTTTTCGCCCTTGCCGGAAATTATCTCGGAACGCATCCGTACCCTGGCATTGCTGCCCGAGACCAAGCGCGGAGCGCTGATTGTACCGATTTCGACCCTGATGCAGCGACTGGCGCCACGCGAGCATATCCTGGCGCACAGCTTCGCGATCGAAGTCGGCGGCGGCTTGAATCTGGAACTAACCCGCGCCAGGCTGGAAGCGGTCGGCTACCAATGCGTGTCGCAAGTCTATCAGCACGCCGAATTCGCGGTGCGCGGCTCCATCATCGATTTGTTTCCGATGGGCAGCAAGCAACCTTACCGGATCGAATTGTTCGACGATGACGTGGAATCGATACGCGGTTTTGACCCCGACACACAAATGTCGCGGGAAAAGATGACTAAGGTCGAGCTGTTTCCGGCCCGCGAGTTTCCGTTTACCGACGATGCGATCAAACGTTTCCGCCAAGCCTTCCGCGAACAATTTCCTAACGCTTCCGCCAAAAACAATCTGTACCTGGACGTTTCCAAGCAAATCGCTCCGGCCGGTATCGAATATTATCTGCCGCTGTTTGTCGAGCGCACCGAATCGCTGTTCGCCTATTTGCCCAAGACCGCCTTGTTCGTGTTGCCGGCCGCTTTTACCGACAACGCCGTGCGTTTTTACAACGAGGCCGACGAGCGTTATCAACAGCGCAAATACGATGTAGACCGCCCCCTGCTACCACCCGAGCGCTTGTTTTTGTCGGCCGAGGAAATCCAGTGCCACACGGATAGTTTCAACCGCATCGTGTTGGATAACCTCACTCCAGTCCCTTTCCCAAGTGGAGATGGACAAGATTTTCATTGCAAAAGCCTGCCTGAGGTCGCAATCGACAGCCGACTAAAAGAACCGGCACAGCATTTACGCCAGTTTATAGAGGGATTCGACGGCAAAGTCCTGTTCGTCGCCGAAACCGCCGGCCACCGTGAAGGCCTGATCGACAAACTGAAAAGCGTCAAACTCGCCGCCAAACAAGTCCAGAGCTGGCCTGAATTTCTGCAAAGCGATCATTCGCCGTGCATCGTCGTGGCACCGATGGACCAAGGACTGTGGCTAGACGGACCCAAGATCGCGATTATCACCGAAAGCCAACTCAGCGGCGAAAAAGTTCAGCAACGCCGCCGGCGCCAGAAATCCGCGGCCCGGGCGCTGGAAAATATCTTCAACAACCTCGACGAACTGACCGTCGGTTCGCCGGTGGTACATCAAGAACACGGCGTCGGCCGCTATCTGGGCTTGCAAATTCTGAACGTAGGCGGCATAGACGCCGAGTTTTTAATGCTGGAATATGCCAACCACGACAAGATTTACGTGCCGGTGTCGTCGCTGCATTTGATCGGCCGTTACAGTGGCGTCAGTGCCGAAAACGCACCATTACACCGCCTCGGCACCGACCAGTGGAGTAAGGCCAAGAAAAAGGCCATGGAACGGGCGCGCGACGTCGCCGCCGAATTGCTGGACATCCACGCTAAACGCGCCGCTCGCCAGGGTTTTGCCTTCAATGTCGACAACAGCGACTACGACGCTTTTGCCGCCGCCTTCCCGTTCGAGGAAACCCCTGACCAGCTCAACGCCATCGACGCCATATTGCAAGACATGGCCACCACTCAGCCTATGGACCGCGTCGTTTGCGGCGACGTCGGTTTCGGCAAGACCGAAGTGGCGATGCGCGCCGCCTTTGTCGCGGTGCAGAGCGGCAAACAGGTGGCGGTGCTGGTGCCGACCACCCTGCTCGCTCAACAGCATTACCAGAACTTCCGCGACCGCTTCGCCGACTGGCCGGTGCGCGTGGAAGTCACCTCGCGCTTCGTCACCGCCAAGCAGCAAAAAACCATCGCCGACGAGCTGGCCGAAGGCAAGGTCGACATCGTCATCGGCACCCACAAACTGCTGTCGAAAGACATGCAATATAAATCATTGGGCCTGGTGATCATCGACGAGGAACACCGCTTCGGCGTCACCCAAAAGGAACACTTCAAGAAACTGCGTTACGAGTTGGATTTACTGACGCTAACCGCGACACCGATTCCGCGCACCTTGAACATGGCGATGGCCGGCCTGCGCGACATCTCCATCATCGCCACGCCGCCGCCGAACCGCCACGCTATCAAGACTTTCGTCACCGAATGGATAGACTCGCAAATCCAGGAAGCCTGCCAACGCGAAATCAAGCGCGGCGGCCAGGTATTTTTCCTGCACAACGACGTCAAGACCATGGACAAGATGGCCCGCGAGTTGGAGGCCTTGGTGCCGGAGGCCCGGATTCAGATTGCTCACGGCCAGATGGCGGAGCGCGAGTTGGAGCAGATCATGCTGGATTTCTATCACCAGCGCTTCAACCTGCTGATTGCTACCACCATCATCGAAAGCGGCATCGACATTCCCAGCGCCAACACCATCGTCATCAACCGCGCCGACAAACTGGGTCTGGCGCAATTACACCAGTTGCGCGGCCGGGTCGGCCGTTCGCACCATAGAGCTTATGCTTACTGCATCGTGCCGCCGAAATCCTTGATGACCAAGGACGCCATCAAGCGCCTGGAAGCCTTCGAAACCTCCGGCGAACTCGGCGCAGGTTTCATGCTGTCCTCGCACGACATGGAAATCCGCGGCGCGGGGGAGTTGCTGGGCGACGAACAAAGCGGGCAGATTCAGGAAATCGGCTTTACCCTATATACCGAGTTGCTGGAACGGGCCGTGAAAGCCTTGAAATCCGGTAAGCAGCCGGAGCTCGATGCGCCGCTGGAGACCGGCCCGGAAGTCGATCTACAAATCGCGGCCTTGATTCCGGAAGATTATTTGCCGGACATCCACGCCCGCCTGGTGCTGTACAAACGCATCGCCAGCACCGAAACCGAGGACGATTTGCGCAAGCTGAAAATCGAGATGATCGATCGCTTCGGTCTGTTGCCGGATCAAGTCAGGGCTCTGTTCGCCATCACCGAACTCAAACAGCAAGCCGCGCATCTGGGTATCAAAAAAATCGAGGCATACAGCACCGGTGGTCGCATCGTCTTCAGTTCCAGTCCTCAAATCGATACCGGCGAGTTAATCACGATGATTCAAAGTCAGTCGCGGGTCTATAAATTCGACGGCGCGGATAAATTAAGGTTTACCTACACGTTTAAGGATATGGAGGATAAGGTGGTGTTTCTGGAAAAGTTGTTGTTACGATTAGGGCCGAAATCATAA